CTGGTCGTGCACCAGCGCGAAGGGCGGCGTGTAGGGGCCGATCACCACGCCGGCGACGATGTAGCCCAGCACCAGCGGCTGCCTGAGCCGCTGGAACACGATCGTCATGATGCCGGCGATCGCCATGATCACCGCCAGGTCCTGGATGAAACCGATCGCATGATGCATGGCGCGCTCCTGTGGCGATGAGGTCCGGACGGAAGCGGCGCGGCCGCCAATCGATGCGAAAGAAAAATGAAAGCTTACTGAAGAATCGCACCACGATGCAAGAAAACGCGTGCCGCGCGTGCGCGACGCCGGACGCGGCGCCGGTCCGCGATACAATCGCTGGCAGCGCGGCGCTGCGCCTGCCGCCCTCAACCTGGCCCTTTCGATGACCCTGAACGCCTACTCGTCCACGCCCTCCGCCACCGACCGCCGCCCCCGTCGCGCCCTGATCGCGCTGGGCATCGTCTGCCTCGCGCTGGTGGGCGGCGCGCTGTATTTCCAGTACGCCAGAGGCGAGGACCCCTGTCCCCTGTGCATCCTGCAGCGCTATGGTTTCCTGTTGGTCGCGCTGTTCGCTTTCTGCGCCGCCGCGTTCCCGCGGCGTGGCGCCGGCCGCACCCTCTTCGTCTGGCTCGCGCTGTTGTCGGCGCTGGGCGGCGGCATCGCCGCGGCACGCCATGTGTGGATCCTCGCCTCGATGCGCAGTTGCGGCTTCGACGTACTGCAGCCGATCGTCGACGGCCTGCCGCCGGCGCGCTGGCTGCCCGGGGTCTTTCGCACGGCGGGGTTGTGCGAGACGCCCTATCCGCCGGTGCTGGGCCTGTCGCTGCCGACCTGGTCGCTGATCGGCTTCGTCGCCGCCGGCGTGGCGCTGCTGGTGGCGCGACGCGGCCGCGGCCGCGACTGATCGACGGGGCATGACGATGCAGGGCTGGCACGCCTGGCTGAGCGACCTTCAGCAGCTCCTGGTGCATGGCGACGACGCCGTGCTGGTCACGGTCGCCGCCACGGACGGCAACGCCGCACGCGAGACCGGCGTCAAGATGATCGTCGCGCGCGACCGTGCCTTCCATACCGTCGGCGGTGGTCCGCTGGAATGGCGGGCCATCGAAATCGGCCGCTTGCTGCTGCGCGATACCGCGCCCGGCACGGCGCGCCGCCTCGAACGGATCGCTTCGAACGAACCCTACGGGGGCGTGGCGACGCTCG
This region of Robbsia betulipollinis genomic DNA includes:
- a CDS encoding disulfide bond formation protein B, which gives rise to MTLNAYSSTPSATDRRPRRALIALGIVCLALVGGALYFQYARGEDPCPLCILQRYGFLLVALFAFCAAAFPRRGAGRTLFVWLALLSALGGGIAAARHVWILASMRSCGFDVLQPIVDGLPPARWLPGVFRTAGLCETPYPPVLGLSLPTWSLIGFVAAGVALLVARRGRGRD